From the Tripterygium wilfordii isolate XIE 37 chromosome 6, ASM1340144v1, whole genome shotgun sequence genome, one window contains:
- the LOC119999328 gene encoding uncharacterized protein LOC119999328 encodes MAASANPTGNNQDGSSSSGQKIPSAGANGVPVNPSNNGGHSVVDNSQTQAALRHNSGIAAEWTFDEQSALEELLATYASESNIVRYAKIAVQLKDKTVRDVALRCRWMTKKENGKRRKEDHNSARRSKDRKERATDSSAKSSSHLTARPNGPSYAPPMIPLDNDDGISYTAIGGVTGELLDQNSQFLNQISANFSSFQIHDNINLLSRTRENIFAIMNDLNDMPEVMKQMPPLPVKLNEELANSILPR; translated from the exons ATGGCTGCTAGCGCGAATCCGACGGGGAACAATCAGGACGGTTCGTCTTCCTCGGGGCAGAAGATTCCTTCGGCGGGGGCGAATGGAGTTCCGGTTAATCCGAGCAACAACGGGGGGCATAGCGTTGTGGATAATTCGCAGACGCAGGCGGCGTTGAGGCATAATTCTGGTATCGCCGCCGAGTGGACTTTCGATGAACAGTCGGCTCTGGAGGAATTGCTTGCCAC GTATGCCTCCGAATCAAACATAGTTCGATATGCTAAGATTGCGGTGCAGTTGAAGGACAAAACAGTTCGAGATGTGGCACTGCGTTGTAGATGGATGACT aaaaaggaaaatggaaaaagaaggaaagaggaCCATAACTCGGCAAGGAGAAGTAAAGATAGAAAG GAAAGGGCTACAGATTCTTCTGCAAAGTCCTCATCTCATTTGACAGCTCGTCCCAATGGTCCTTCTTATGCTCCACCAATGATTCCTTTGGACAATGATGATGGGATCTCATACACAG CCATAGGTGGTGTGACTGGAGAGCTTCTTGACCAAAATTCTCAATTCTTGAATCAAATTTCTGCaaatttttcctcttttcag ATACATGATAACATCAATCTCTTAAGCAGAACTCGGGAAAATATCTTTGCAATCATGAACGA CTTGAATGACATGCCGGAGGTAATGAAGCAGATGCCACCACTTCCAGTGAAGTTGAATGAAGAGCTTGCAAATTCCATCCTTCCCCGTTGA
- the LOC119999908 gene encoding peroxisomal membrane protein 13-like codes for MESNSQSRAGNPPPKPWETAATTSGSGPFKPPSPGSTSDVVEASGTARPGEIVPPTNTAANRNTLTRPVPTRPWEQQQTYGSSYGGYGSGLNYNSGYGSGMYGSSYGGYGSTYGGGLYGNSMSRGGYGGMYGGSGMYGGGMYGGGFGGQMGGYGMGGMGMGPFGEQDPNNPFGSPASPPGFWISFLRVMQGVVTFFGRISILIDQNTQAFHMFMSALLQLFDSSGVLYGELARFVLRLLGIRTKPKRVPGPGPDGLPVPHNPRGHQNYIQGPKAVPNGAWDDVWGRHQ; via the exons ATGGAGTCCAATTCCCAATCAAGAG CTGGTAACCCACCTCCAAAACCTTGGGAAACAGCAGCCACCACATCTGGTTCTGGTCCTTTTAAACCACCATCACCTGGCAGCACTAGTGATGTGGTTGAGGCATCTGGAACAGCAAGACCTGGTGAAATTGTTCCCCCAACTAACACAGCCGCAAACAGAAATACTCTTACTAGGCCTGTGCCTACTAGGCCATGGGAGCAGCAGCAGACCTATGGGAGTAGTTATGGAG GTTATGGTTCTGGTCTTAATTATAATTCTGGTTATGGATCGGGAATGTACGGCTCTTCATATGGTGGGTATGGAAGCACGTACGGTGGTGGATTATACGGGAATAGCATGTCTAGAGGAGGTTATGGAGGGATGTATGGAGGCTCTGGCATGTATGGCGGGGGAATGTATGGTGGTGGTTTTGGAGGCCAAATGGGTGGTTATGGAATGGGAGGAATGGGAATGGGTCCATTTGGTGAGCAGGATCCTAACAATCCATTTGGTTCTCCCGCATCTCCGCCGGGCTTTTGGATTTCATTCCTTAGAGTG ATGCAAGGAGTTGTGACCTTTTTTGGCCGGATATCAATTCTGATAGACCAGAATACCCAGGCATTCCACATGTTTATGTCTGCTCTCCTTCAG CTTTTTGACAGCTCAGGTGTTTTGTATGGAGAGTTGGCCAGGTTTGTTCTCAGACTGTTGGGAATCAGAACAAAGCCAAAGAGGGTTCCTGGACCAGGACCTGATGGACTCCCGGTACCTCACAACCCTCGTGGACATCAGAACTACATTCAGGGGCCTAAGGCTGTGCCAAATGGTGCATGGGATGACGTCTGGGGGAGGCATCAGTAG
- the LOC119999909 gene encoding F-box/LRR-repeat protein 12-like isoform X2 — translation MSQADVSYSCGSCGYPLNLTSSNRITSAIGSEYRKSIKKVVAGYRSLEVICIHRCIVTEVALEVLAASSCFAMKLVNLSHSARLSDNGLRALSQACYKLLAVEASI, via the exons ATGTCCCAAGCTGATGTCTCTTACAG TTGTGGGTCTTGCGGATACCCTTTGAATTTAACATCTTCCAATCGAATCACCTCTGCCATTGGATCTGAATATCGCAAATCCATAAAGAAAG TTGTCGCTGGCTATCGCTCCTTAGAAGTTATTTGTATTCACCGGTGCATAGTCACAGAAGTTGCCTTGGAGGTTTTGGCCGCCAGCTCTTGCTTTGCAATGAAACTTGTGAATCTGTCTCACTCTGCGCGTCTTTCTGACAATGGGTTGAGAGCTCTATCCCAGGCATGCTATAAGCTTCTTGCAGTGGAGGCATCTATTTGA
- the LOC119999909 gene encoding uncharacterized protein At4g08330, chloroplastic-like isoform X1 has product MSQADVSYSCGSCGYPLNLTSSNRITSAIGSEYRKSIKKGFISFLSVDLSRFTQVDEVNCFVFHWGRYRSKTKLLCRKCGVHIGYGYGDTHVLCGFDSPNSSSSTYKKFVIKIRALQPSEES; this is encoded by the exons ATGTCCCAAGCTGATGTCTCTTACAG TTGTGGGTCTTGCGGATACCCTTTGAATTTAACATCTTCCAATCGAATCACCTCTGCCATTGGATCTGAATATCGCAAATCCATAAAGAAAGGTTTTATCTCCTTCCTTTCTGTTGATTTGAGTCGCTTCACACAGGTTGACGAGGTAAACTGTTTTGTCTTTCACTGGGGTCGTTATCGTTCGAAAACAAAACTTTTATGTCGAAAATGTGGGGTTCATATTGGCTATGGCTATGGGGACACACATGTTCTCTGTGGTTTTGACTCGCCCAACTCATCAAGCTCAACCTATAAAAAGTTTGTTATAAAGATCCGAGCTCTACAGCCTTCAGAAGAAAGCTAA
- the LOC119999907 gene encoding 60S ribosomal protein L5-like: MVFVKAQKSKAYFKRFQVKYKRRRQGKTDYRARIRLINQDKNKYNTPKYRFVVRFSNKDVTAQIISASIAGDMVLASAYSHELPRYGLEVGLSNYAAAYCTGLLLARRVLKMLEMDEEYEGNVEATGEDFSVEPAETRRPFRALLDVGLVRTTTGNRVFGALKGALDGGLDIPHSDKRFAGFNKDDKQLDAEVHRKYIYGGHVAAYMRTLMEDEPDKYQSHFGEYIKKGIESDNIEELYKKVHAAIRSDPTVKKSEKQPPKEHKRYNLKKLSYEERKAKLIERLQALNAAADEDDDE, from the exons ATG GTATTTGTCAAAGCACAAAAGTCTAAAGCTTATTTTAAGCGTTTTCAAGTTAAATACAAGAGGAGAAGGC AGGGCAAGACAGACTACCGGGCCAGGATTCGCCTTATCAACCAGGATAAAAATAAGTACAATACTCCAAAGTATCGGTTCGTTGTGCGATTT TCAAACAAAGATGTAACTGCACAGATTATATCTGCTAGCATTGCGGGTGATATGGTTCTTGCATCTGCTTATTCCCACGAGCTACCTCGCTATGGCCTTGAAGTGGGTCTTTCAAATTATGCAGCAG CATACTGCACTGGGCTTCTGTTAGCCCGCCGAGTTCTTAAGATGCTTGAGATGGATGAGGAGTACGAGGGAAATGTTGAG GCAACTGGAGAGGATTTCTCTGTTGAACCAGCTGAAACCAGGAGACCATTCCGTGCTCTCCTTGATGTTGGTCTAGTGAGGACAACTACTGGGAATCGTGTCTTTGGCGCTCTCAAG GGAGCTTTGGATGGTGGACTTGATATACCTCACAGTGACAAGAGGTTTGCTGGATTCAACAAAGATGATAAGCAACTTGATGCTGAAGTTCACCGCAAGTACATCTATGGTGGCCATGTTGCTGCATACATGAGG ACTTTGATGGAAGATGAGCCAGATAAGTATCAATCTCACTTTGGTGAATATATAAAGAAGGGTATCGAGTCAGATAACATAGAGGAGTTGTACAAAAAGGTTCATGCTGCCATACGCAGTGACCCGACAGTGAAGAAATCTGAGAAGCAGCCTCCGAAAGAGCACAAGAG GTATAACCTTAAGAAGCTAAGTTATGAAGAAAGAAAGGCTAAATTGATAGAAAGATTGCAGGCTCTGAATGCTGCTGccgatgaagatgatgatgagtgA
- the LOC119999785 gene encoding thioredoxin-like protein YLS8 isoform X2 encodes MDEVLASVAETIKNFAVIYLVDITEVPDFNTMYELYDPSTIMFFFRNKHIMIDLGTGNNNKINWALKDKQEFIDIIETLYRGARKGRGLVIAPKDYSTKYRY; translated from the coding sequence ATGGATGAGGTACTGGCGTCAGTTGCTGAAACAATAAAGAACTTTGCTGTCATTTACCTGGTTGATATCACCGAGGTGCCTGATTTTAACACAATGTATGAGCTATACGACCCATCCACAATCATGTTCTTTTTCAGGAACAAGCACATCATGATTGACCTTGGGACTGGAAACAACAATAAGATAAACTGGGCTTTGAAGGACAAGCAGGAGTTTATCGACATTATTGAGACTTTGTATCGGGGTGCTAGGAAAGGCCGCGGTCTGGTAATTGCTCCAAAAGACTATTCTACCAAGTACCGCTACTGA
- the LOC119999785 gene encoding thioredoxin-like protein YLS8 isoform X1, whose translation MSYLLPHLHSGWAVDQAILAEEERLVVIRFGHDWDETCMQMDEVLASVAETIKNFAVIYLVDITEVPDFNTMYELYDPSTIMFFFRNKHIMIDLGTGNNNKINWALKDKQEFIDIIETLYRGARKGRGLVIAPKDYSTKYRY comes from the exons atgTCTTACCTGCTGCCACACCTGCACTCAGGATGGGCTGTTGACCAGGCCATCCTTGCCGAGGAAGAGCGTCTTGTGGTTATCCGTTTCGGCCACGACTGGGATGAAACCTGCATGCAG ATGGATGAGGTACTGGCGTCAGTTGCTGAAACAATAAAGAACTTTGCTGTCATTTACCTGGTTGATATCACCGAGGTGCCTGATTTTAACACAATGTATGAGCTATACGACCCATCCACAATCATGTTCTTTTTCAGGAACAAGCACATCATGATTGACCTTGGGACTGGAAACAACAATAAGATAAACTGGGCTTTGAAGGACAAGCAGGAGTTTATCGACATTATTGAGACTTTGTATCGGGGTGCTAGGAAAGGCCGCGGTCTGGTAATTGCTCCAAAAGACTATTCTACCAAGTACCGCTACTGA
- the LOC120000377 gene encoding mediator of RNA polymerase II transcription subunit 19a-like isoform X2: MDPEGKKFGTGPRELTGAVDLISHFKLLPHHDFFCKRTLPVSISDTHYLHNVVGDTEIRKGEGMQLDQLLQNTSYSRDTNARIQPFDLDILREAFLLRESAPIELPLAEKGTPTIAGKSKSESKDKERKHKKHKDKDKEKDKEHKKHKHRHKDRSKDKDKEKKKDKSGLIDHSAEHLKKHHEKKRKHNGDEDLNDAHRHKKT, from the exons ATGGATCCTGAAGGCAAGAAGTTTGGAACAG GACCAAGGGAACTGACTGGCGCTGTTGATCTTATAAGCCACTTCAAGTTGTTACCCCACCATGACTTTTTCTGCAAGCGGACACTTCCTGTATCAATTTCAGATACACATTATCTTCACAACGTGGTGGGAGACACAGAAATCAGAAAAGGTGAAGGGATGCAGTTGGATCAGCTTCTACAGAATACATCCTATTCCAGGGATACAAACGCCCGCATACAACCATTTGACCTTGATATTCTCAGAGAGGCTTTCTTGCTGAGGGAATCTGCTCCCATTGAGTTACCTCTT GCAGAGAAAGGGACTCCTACAATTGCTGGGAAATCGAAGAGTGAGTCCAAGGACAAGGAAAGGAAGCATAAAAAGCAcaaagataaagataaagagAAGGATAAAGAGCATAAGAAGCACAAGCACCGCCACAAGGATCGAAGTAAAGATAAagacaaggagaagaagaaagataaaagTGGGCTTATTGATCACAGTGCTGAACACTTGAAGAAACACCATGAAAAG AAAAGGAAGCACAatggagatgaagatctcaATGATGCTCATAGACACAAAAAAA CATAG
- the LOC120000377 gene encoding mediator of RNA polymerase II transcription subunit 19a-like isoform X1: MDPEGKKFGTGPRELTGAVDLISHFKLLPHHDFFCKRTLPVSISDTHYLHNVVGDTEIRKGEGMQLDQLLQNTSYSRDTNARIQPFDLDILREAFLLRESAPIELPLAEKGTPTIAGKSKSESKDKERKHKKHKDKDKEKDKEHKKHKHRHKDRSKDKDKEKKKDKSGLIDHSAEHLKKHHEKKRKHNGDEDLNDAHRHKKSKHRSSKIDDMGAIKVAG, translated from the exons ATGGATCCTGAAGGCAAGAAGTTTGGAACAG GACCAAGGGAACTGACTGGCGCTGTTGATCTTATAAGCCACTTCAAGTTGTTACCCCACCATGACTTTTTCTGCAAGCGGACACTTCCTGTATCAATTTCAGATACACATTATCTTCACAACGTGGTGGGAGACACAGAAATCAGAAAAGGTGAAGGGATGCAGTTGGATCAGCTTCTACAGAATACATCCTATTCCAGGGATACAAACGCCCGCATACAACCATTTGACCTTGATATTCTCAGAGAGGCTTTCTTGCTGAGGGAATCTGCTCCCATTGAGTTACCTCTT GCAGAGAAAGGGACTCCTACAATTGCTGGGAAATCGAAGAGTGAGTCCAAGGACAAGGAAAGGAAGCATAAAAAGCAcaaagataaagataaagagAAGGATAAAGAGCATAAGAAGCACAAGCACCGCCACAAGGATCGAAGTAAAGATAAagacaaggagaagaagaaagataaaagTGGGCTTATTGATCACAGTGCTGAACACTTGAAGAAACACCATGAAAAG AAAAGGAAGCACAatggagatgaagatctcaATGATGCTCATAGACACAAAAAAAGTAAG CATAGGAGTTCCAAAATTGATGATATGGGTGCAATAAAGGTAGCAGGCTGA
- the LOC120000376 gene encoding acyl-coenzyme A thioesterase 9, mitochondrial — MEFNSSSPRSIHIFSNLRSPFGNNDSSIEDPNSPTTRKHISLWPGMYHSPVTEALWEARSKIFERLLDPPKDAERVANQDSLTERTPSQSRTSILYNFSKDYTLREQYRDPWNEFRIGKLLEDLDALAGTISVKHCSDDDSTTRPLLLVTASVDKIVLKKPISVDMDLKMVGCVVWVGRSSMDIQLEVIQSTKDNSSVTDSVALSANFIFVARDSKTRKAAPVNRLSPQTEKEKLLFEEAEARSKLRKSKAVGNNRGFENEEVNRLQALLTEGRIFSDMPALADRNSILLRDTRLEHSLICQPQQRNLHGRIFGGFLMHRAFELAFSTAYAFAGLAPYFLEIDHVDFLRPVDVGDFLRFKSCVLYTELENPDHPLINVEVVAHVTRPELRSSEVSNTFYFTFTIRPEAKSTNKGFRIRNVVPATEEEARHILERMDAKAIQSAKE; from the exons ATGGAATTCAATTCGTCTTCACCAAGGTCGATCCATATATTTTCCAATTTACGTTCCCCTTTCGGGAACAACGATTCATCAATCGAAGATCCCAATTCTCCGACTACCAGAAAACATATCAGTCTCTGGCCAGGAATGTACCATTCTCCGGTGACGGAAGCTCTCTGGGAGGCCAGGTCTAAGATCTTCGAGAGACTACTAGACCCACCTAAAGATGCGGAGCGAGTTGCTAACCAAGACTCTCTCACAGAGCGGACTCCCTCGCAGAGCCGTACGAGTATTTTGTATAACTTCTCCAAGGATTATACTCTGAGGGAACAGTATAGGGATCCATGGAATGAGTTCAGGATTGGGAAATTGCTTGAAGACCTTGATGCATTGGCTGGGACTATCTCTGTCAAG CACTGCTCTGATGATGATAGCACAACAAGGCCCCTCTTGCTGGTCACTGCTTCTGTTGACAAGATTGTCCTAAAGAAGCCGATCAGTGTTGACATGGATCTGAAAATGGTCGGCTGTGTCGTATGGGTTGGGCGATCATCAATGGACATTCAGTTAGAAGTCATTCAGTCTACAAAAG ATAATTCCAGTGTGACAGACTCAGTAGCTCTGTCAGCAAACTTCATATTTGTGGCCCGGGACTCTAAGACTAGGAAAGCTGCTCCAGTGAACCGGCTCTCACCACAAACCGAGAAAGAGAAGTTACTTTTTGAGGAGGCTGAAGCAAGGAGTAAATTAAGGAAGAGCAAGGCAGTAGGAAATAATAGAGGATTTGAGAATGAGGAGGTAAACAGACTTCAAGCATTGTTGACCGAGGGCCGAATCTTCAGTGACATGCCAGCCCTGGCAGACAGAAATAGCATTCTTCTCCGGGATACACGCCTTGAACACTCTTTGATTTGCCAGCCACAGCAAAGGAACCTCCATGGTAGAATTTTTGGAGGTTTTTTGATGCACCGAGCATTTGAATTGGCTTTCTCAACGGCTTATGCCTTTGCTGGATTGGCTCCTTACTTTCTGGAGATTGATCATGTTGATTTTCTAAGACCT GTGGATGTGGGGGATTTCCTTCGTTTCAAATCTTGTGTTCTCTACACAGAACTTGAAAACCCGGATCATCCTTTAATCAATGTTGAAGTTGTTGCTCATGTTACAAGGCCAGAGCTCAGATCTAGTGAG GTATCAAATACATTCTACTTCACATTCACCATACGTCCAGAGGCAAAGTCCACGAACAAAGGATTCAGGATTCGCAATGTTGTTCCAGCAACAGAGGAAGAAGCACGTCATATCCTGGAGCGCATGGATGCAAAGGCCATACAGTCAGCCAAAGAGTGA
- the LOC119999589 gene encoding UDP-glycosyltransferase 74G1-like, translated as MEKKAHVLLVPFPAQGHITPVLQFYKRLVSKGVKATLVTTTYISNSTHSDPSIPFDIETISDGFDDGGYEQAENPHVYFTTFKSVGSQTLANLIRKLKDSGNSIDALIYDGSIPWARDVAKQFGVLGVLFFTQSCAVNSIYYHVNRGLLRLPLLGKPVSLPGLPLLEASETPSFIGSYGSYPTFFDVVVNQFSNIDDADTDWVLCSTFYELEKEVVDWMARKWRVKTIGPTLPSMYLDKQIENDKAYGVSLFNPDTSSVLGTWLDNKPTGSIVYVSFGSLAELGAEQMEEIGWGLKQSNCYFLWVVRASEQAKLPNNFIEETSEKGLVVTWCPQLKVLAHESIGCFVTHCGFNSVLEALSLGVPMVAMPRWTDQTTNAMYVENVWRTGIRVCLDDQEIVRKEVLEECIRRVLWGDEGKEIKKNANKWRDLAKEAIDVGGSSDRNIDEFVAHLVH; from the exons atggagaagaaagCTCATGTTCTGCTCGTTCCTTTCCCTGCTCAAGGCCACATTACTCCCGTACTACAATTCTATAAGCGATTAGTCTCCAAAGGAGTCAAAGCTACACTTGTCACCACCACTTACATCTCCAACTCCACGCATTCAGATCCCAGTATCCCATTTGATATTGAAACTATATCAGATGGCTTCGACGACGGTGGCTATGAGCAGGCTGAGAATCCCCACGTTTATTTCACAACCTTCAAGTCCGTAGGCTCGCAAACGCTGGCGAATTTGATCAGAAAATTGAAGGATTCTGGTAACTCCATTGATGCGCTTATATATGATGGATCCATTCCATGGGCGCGTGATGTTGCAAAGCAGTTTGGGGTACTTGGAGTTTTGTTTTTCACCCAATCTTGCGCTGTCAACAGCATCTATTACCACGTCAACCGCGGACTTCTTCGCTTGCCACTCTTGGGGAAACCTGTTTCGCTCCCTGGATTGCCTTTGCTTGAAGCTTCAGAGACTCCATCTTTTATTGGTTCTTATGGTTCATACCCAACTTTTTTTGATGTAGTGGTCAACCAGTTCTCCAACATTGACGATGCAGATACAGATTGGGTGCTTTGCAGTACTTTCTATGAACTGGAGAAGGAG GTTGTGGATTGGATGGCTAGAAAATGGAGGGTCAAGACAATAGGACCAACACTTCCATCTATGTACTTGGACAAACAGATTGAGAATGACAAAGCCTATGGTGTTAGTCTCTTTAACCCAGACACCAGTTCTGTGTTGGGTACTTGGTTGGATAACAAACCAACAGGTTCAATTGTCTATGTGTCCTTTGGGAGCTTGGCTGAACTAGGAGCAGAACAAATGGAAGAGATAGGTTGGGGATTGAAGCAAAGCAACTGCTACTTCTTATGGGTTGTTCGGGCATCGGAGCAGGCCAAGCTGCCTAACAACTTCATTGAGGAGACATCAGAGAAGGGTTTGGTCGTGACATGGTGTCCACAACTGAAAGTTTTAGCACATGAGTCAATAGGATGTTTTGTGACACATTGTGGGTTCAATTCTGTCTTGGAGGCTTTGAGCTTGGGAGTTCCAATGGTGGCAATGCCACGTTGGACTGACCAAACTACCAATGCTATGTATGTGGAGAATGTTTGGAGAACTGGAATTAGAGTCTGTTTAGATGACCAAGAAATTGTGAGAAAAGAAGTTTTGGAAGAATGTATAAGGCGAGTGTTATGGGGAGATGAGGGAAAAGAGATCAAGAAAAATGCGAATAAGTGGAGGGATTTGGCTAAGGAAGCCATTGATGTTGGTGGAAGTTCTGATAGGAACATTGATGAATTTGTGGCCCATTTAGTCCACTAG